In Haloplanus vescus, a single genomic region encodes these proteins:
- a CDS encoding TRAM domain-containing protein produces the protein MVEIPNSLRSLFSAPIKEQDGTYIVEVPSSEIDFEALSADETYRVAILESPVSTESSVQQESQRAPSRETASHSSSGPPVEEGEVRDVTIETVGDQGDGIAKVERGYVVIVAGAQPGDEPTVEIEQVQENVAFASIVDSNPRAF, from the coding sequence ATGGTCGAAATTCCCAACTCCCTTCGCTCTCTGTTCAGTGCTCCAATTAAAGAGCAGGATGGGACGTACATAGTGGAGGTCCCATCGAGCGAAATCGACTTTGAAGCGTTGTCAGCTGACGAAACGTATCGCGTAGCGATTCTGGAATCTCCTGTCTCGACGGAGTCGTCAGTACAACAGGAGTCACAGAGAGCACCTTCTCGTGAGACTGCGAGCCATTCTTCCTCAGGACCTCCCGTGGAGGAAGGCGAAGTACGTGATGTGACCATCGAGACAGTCGGCGATCAGGGCGACGGTATCGCAAAAGTCGAACGTGGCTACGTCGTGATCGTTGCCGGCGCTCAACCTGGCGACGAGCCAACCGTCGAAATTGAACAAGTTCAGGAGAATGTCGCGTTTGCGAGCATTGTCGATAGCAATCCACGAGCTTTCTAA
- a CDS encoding UvrD-helicase domain-containing protein — protein sequence MSGVDPNREQRELIEATDGLYLVDAGAGTGKTFTVTRRYANIVAQDGVDPEDVLLVTFTNNAAEEMRERIVRHSEYGMRELANAPIQTFHSLSHDLLDEYGHDAPMSLGIEETITGSTRIIEDKIIEQALFREFIGQFIDNHPEYDEFFTALSETSELLDLIKELSAKGVFPTADGWYRDSESHLDGDFEAFETLFTDRNEPRNGGSKQSKLRKKLYQYGEDKTYLPKAPAKWDIRGDGKQVPADLAKRVFEEDRTALKRFVHDVYHAYLEFALRRNYLNFGFLQLFAFVLLCEDHDLREQLGYEYVMVDEFQDSSEIQFKLTLLLAGTNNICVVGDWKQSIYSFQYADVDNIREFDDRLERFTAELNRDVDRVTFPTTPVDDKQLTRNYRSTQSILDFSTHALTARATKNESLDAEAISEQVTPLTADTDRDDSYIEALTSEDEHEAILAKIDAIVDNDDYAVEGDDGTYRAPEYGDIAVLTRTRDFGRDLLDTASTFGLPMAYEGGIEVFRTDAAKLVLAWLRILERDAERGWALVLEEAGYTIDETKTIIEREAYPEAMVAFREDLRDLETFGGVARRVFEQYGRSGPTADVVLDTIQSVHGTTTFTRGELIRFIEEAIADGSTHDVDAGAGTNAVTVQTIHATKGLEYPIVILANMNANKFPSSGGSGSDIAYTDPIGLRQRKVYSEDAHGVPHVYDDWKTDVLNRCLPQNYDEERRLLYVAVTRAESHLVLTGGTDPNSFLDSLPVDVEDIDPDLSAFDPEPGEHSTYTVDIPEPDGPASYSPHTFIDDAVFEGNTGGRGMEFGSDVHEFAERYVLGEAVETGDNPDKEHVKALLDSLEGETRAEIDAFLPLTVDGEKVTIGGIIDLLHVTSDRVEIIDYKTDLTTHAEDEYRKQLSIYYHVVADQYPDRSVTASIFYTDDGTRHNITPLDKAALRELVVTHSV from the coding sequence ATGAGCGGCGTCGACCCGAACCGGGAGCAACGCGAACTCATAGAGGCGACCGATGGCCTCTATCTCGTTGACGCGGGTGCTGGCACCGGGAAGACGTTCACCGTTACCCGGCGATACGCAAACATTGTCGCCCAAGATGGCGTCGATCCCGAAGACGTGCTGTTGGTGACCTTTACGAACAACGCGGCCGAGGAGATGCGGGAACGGATAGTGCGTCACAGCGAGTACGGGATGCGGGAGCTCGCGAACGCGCCGATCCAGACGTTCCACTCGCTGTCACACGACCTGCTCGACGAATACGGACACGACGCACCGATGTCCCTCGGGATCGAAGAGACGATCACTGGCTCGACACGGATTATCGAAGACAAAATCATCGAACAGGCGCTGTTTCGTGAGTTCATCGGCCAGTTCATCGATAACCACCCAGAGTATGACGAGTTCTTCACGGCACTGTCGGAGACGTCGGAGCTACTCGATCTGATCAAGGAACTGTCCGCAAAAGGTGTGTTCCCCACTGCGGATGGCTGGTACCGGGACAGCGAGTCACACCTCGATGGGGACTTTGAGGCGTTCGAGACGCTGTTCACCGACCGGAATGAACCACGGAACGGCGGGAGCAAGCAATCGAAGCTTCGAAAGAAGCTCTATCAGTATGGTGAAGATAAGACGTATCTCCCGAAGGCGCCCGCAAAGTGGGACATCCGCGGCGATGGCAAGCAAGTCCCTGCGGACCTCGCTAAACGTGTCTTCGAGGAGGACCGAACGGCTCTCAAGCGGTTCGTCCACGACGTATATCACGCCTATCTTGAGTTCGCGCTTCGGCGGAACTACCTGAACTTCGGGTTCCTTCAGCTGTTCGCGTTCGTGCTTCTGTGTGAGGATCACGACCTCCGAGAGCAACTGGGGTACGAGTACGTGATGGTCGATGAGTTCCAGGACTCCAGTGAGATCCAGTTTAAACTCACGCTGCTGCTTGCCGGCACGAACAACATCTGTGTGGTCGGCGACTGGAAACAGAGCATCTACAGCTTCCAGTACGCGGACGTCGACAATATCCGCGAGTTCGACGATCGGCTCGAACGATTTACCGCGGAGCTGAATCGGGACGTAGATCGAGTCACGTTCCCGACGACGCCGGTTGATGACAAGCAGCTGACGCGGAATTACCGGTCGACGCAGTCCATCTTGGACTTCTCTACCCACGCGCTGACTGCCCGTGCGACAAAGAACGAATCTCTGGATGCGGAGGCTATCTCCGAGCAGGTTACACCACTGACTGCCGATACAGATCGAGATGATAGCTACATCGAGGCGCTCACGAGTGAGGACGAACACGAGGCCATTCTCGCGAAGATCGACGCAATCGTCGACAACGATGATTACGCCGTCGAAGGCGACGACGGCACGTATCGCGCTCCGGAGTACGGCGACATCGCTGTGTTGACGCGAACCCGCGATTTCGGTCGGGATCTGCTCGATACGGCGAGTACGTTCGGTCTGCCGATGGCCTACGAGGGTGGGATCGAGGTCTTCCGGACCGACGCCGCGAAGCTGGTGTTAGCGTGGTTACGTATCCTCGAACGTGACGCTGAACGCGGGTGGGCACTCGTCCTCGAAGAGGCTGGCTACACGATTGACGAGACGAAGACGATCATCGAGCGTGAGGCATATCCCGAAGCTATGGTCGCATTCCGAGAGGATCTACGGGATTTGGAGACGTTCGGCGGCGTCGCCCGACGCGTGTTCGAACAGTACGGCCGTTCCGGCCCGACCGCAGACGTCGTCCTCGACACTATTCAGTCGGTTCACGGGACGACGACGTTCACCCGTGGAGAGCTGATCCGATTCATCGAGGAGGCGATTGCTGATGGGAGTACACACGACGTCGACGCCGGGGCTGGGACGAACGCGGTGACTGTCCAAACGATCCACGCGACGAAAGGGCTCGAATACCCGATCGTCATCCTCGCAAATATGAACGCGAACAAATTCCCGTCTTCCGGTGGCAGCGGAAGCGATATTGCCTACACCGACCCGATTGGCCTCCGTCAGCGGAAGGTGTACTCAGAGGATGCACACGGCGTTCCACACGTCTACGACGACTGGAAGACTGACGTTCTTAATCGCTGCCTCCCACAGAACTACGACGAGGAACGTCGGCTTCTCTATGTGGCTGTCACGCGTGCTGAGAGCCACCTCGTCTTGACTGGCGGTACTGACCCAAATTCGTTCCTCGATTCACTCCCTGTTGATGTCGAAGATATCGACCCCGATCTATCTGCGTTCGACCCAGAACCCGGCGAGCATTCGACCTACACGGTCGATATTCCGGAGCCTGATGGACCGGCAAGCTACTCACCACACACCTTCATCGATGACGCAGTCTTCGAAGGGAATACCGGCGGCCGGGGAATGGAGTTCGGGTCAGACGTCCACGAGTTTGCGGAACGGTATGTTCTCGGTGAAGCAGTCGAAACCGGCGATAACCCTGACAAAGAGCACGTCAAGGCGTTACTCGACTCACTCGAGGGTGAGACGAGAGCCGAGATCGATGCGTTCCTTCCGCTTACCGTCGACGGCGAGAAGGTAACGATCGGCGGCATCATCGACTTGCTCCACGTGACATCTGACCGTGTTGAGATCATCGACTACAAAACCGATCTCACAACGCACGCAGAAGATGAATACCGGAAACAGCTCAGTATCTACTACCATGTCGTCGCCGACCAATATCCTGATCGGTCGGTTACTGCGTCTATTTTCTACACCGATGATGGCACTCGGCACAATATTACCCCTCTCGATAAGGCGGCTCTTCGAGAGCTAGTGGTAACACATAGTGTTTAA
- a CDS encoding PD-(D/E)XK nuclease family protein, translating into MPFPRAKSPGQLYEEVRSYDRVITPDGPLASALNRHLDRSHLGPFAIPPRRLAVGRRQESEDRLAFLGMLDHEDLSWKRCAYAVGNILQCWEHRGSHDAIFEYDGYVDDATERAVERIAKLETASMKLTNETIDPNFDVVVVEPAMLTQLERAYLPAEYDTVDLFADTEFELPPFRIHDSPTAIVETVVDSVDDENADNVGIVLDQESEYSPLIESALEAADIPFFGGPGFTDRSEHRLFLHLLRTAHRGTDTRISEIRSLLTVFDCDVVDADTNKRLHELDDGDLKWLIDFCHDVQEYTFSDALSVFERHAGDTLDAFREELETLTIADESITEARLDDLSFYLQTYEVPVDRENEGVLLADAKSASYVGREVVFYLGLDDRWTHSAPRRPWVDQDAQFTRNLKSFQLLLQSGSQQHYLVQDATGGSPVTPCLYFEELLEPEYDRFSDLPSTSHQIETAARAGDGFENEPVGVTSDPVETISKSSLNTYVNSPRDYYFSRIVDGPEKAYLTEGNLLHDFAEFYVNHPDEIDEETLSEVVELMLEDVRPLVRSVDERTRRTEYRASLETIVSYLDANQPTEGAFLTPSSGGDNAVAAHFGRDIDSPVTERRFTDEELGINGMIDLVQSQQELLDYKSGSESSATSIVKHAAIDEPTDEPDFQAALYLTYWRSQRPGDQLSFTFFYVTELVDDVIAGDADIDDALTTVTYYPESLTEHVQREEFFEYLREEGAQKCQKILSKIDYQTYAALFDAAQLVETTDSDELIESEFGQTMIDRLQAEIGEYKYVTTGSKQVMRAIVDRQKGAFFKRDLDAFESFVDERLTELNRRRTGDEEFPIEGLADETNYRRVDNRDLLLEGEQ; encoded by the coding sequence GTGCCATTTCCCCGCGCCAAATCGCCAGGCCAACTCTACGAAGAGGTTCGATCGTACGACCGGGTGATCACTCCGGATGGGCCGCTTGCAAGTGCTCTCAACCGCCACCTCGATCGTTCGCATCTCGGTCCGTTCGCGATCCCACCACGCCGACTTGCAGTTGGTCGACGCCAAGAGTCCGAGGACCGTCTCGCTTTCCTCGGTATGCTTGATCACGAGGACCTCTCCTGGAAGCGCTGTGCATACGCGGTTGGGAATATCCTCCAGTGTTGGGAACACCGAGGGTCACACGACGCTATCTTCGAGTACGACGGCTACGTCGACGATGCCACCGAACGAGCTGTGGAGCGAATCGCGAAACTCGAGACCGCCTCGATGAAGCTCACAAACGAGACCATCGATCCGAATTTCGACGTGGTCGTCGTCGAGCCGGCGATGCTCACCCAGCTCGAACGAGCGTATCTGCCTGCCGAGTACGACACGGTCGACCTCTTCGCTGATACCGAGTTCGAGCTCCCGCCGTTCCGTATACACGATTCGCCGACTGCGATCGTCGAGACCGTCGTCGATTCCGTCGATGACGAGAACGCTGATAACGTCGGGATTGTTCTCGATCAGGAAAGCGAATACTCACCGCTTATCGAGTCCGCGCTCGAAGCGGCCGATATCCCGTTTTTCGGCGGGCCGGGATTCACAGATCGCAGCGAACACCGGTTGTTCCTCCACCTCCTCCGGACCGCCCACCGGGGGACTGATACCCGAATAAGCGAGATCCGGTCGCTGTTGACGGTCTTCGATTGTGACGTCGTCGACGCTGACACAAACAAGCGACTGCACGAGCTTGACGATGGAGATCTCAAGTGGCTGATCGACTTCTGCCACGATGTCCAAGAGTACACGTTCTCGGATGCCCTTTCAGTGTTTGAACGCCACGCCGGCGACACGCTGGATGCCTTCCGGGAGGAACTGGAGACACTCACCATCGCGGACGAATCCATCACGGAAGCGCGCCTCGACGATTTGTCGTTCTATCTCCAGACCTACGAGGTGCCGGTCGATCGAGAGAACGAGGGTGTCTTGCTCGCCGATGCGAAATCAGCGTCGTACGTGGGTCGTGAGGTTGTCTTCTACCTAGGGCTTGACGACCGCTGGACCCACTCGGCCCCACGTCGTCCGTGGGTCGACCAGGACGCCCAGTTCACACGGAATCTTAAGAGCTTCCAGCTGCTGTTGCAGAGCGGCAGCCAGCAACACTATCTCGTCCAAGATGCGACCGGCGGATCACCCGTTACGCCGTGCCTGTACTTCGAAGAGCTCCTCGAACCGGAGTACGACCGCTTCTCCGATCTACCTTCGACAAGTCATCAGATCGAAACCGCAGCACGAGCTGGTGACGGATTCGAGAACGAACCTGTCGGTGTGACTTCCGACCCGGTCGAGACGATCAGCAAGTCGAGTCTCAACACCTACGTGAACTCACCGCGAGACTACTACTTCAGCCGGATAGTCGACGGTCCGGAGAAGGCGTATCTCACCGAGGGCAACCTGCTCCACGACTTCGCGGAGTTCTACGTCAACCATCCGGACGAGATTGACGAAGAGACACTCTCGGAGGTCGTCGAACTTATGCTCGAGGACGTCCGTCCGCTGGTTCGCTCCGTCGACGAACGGACCCGGCGCACTGAATATCGTGCGAGCCTCGAAACGATCGTCTCATATCTTGACGCGAACCAGCCGACCGAGGGCGCGTTTCTGACGCCGTCCAGTGGGGGTGATAATGCCGTCGCTGCTCACTTCGGTCGCGATATCGACTCTCCCGTGACTGAACGTCGGTTTACTGACGAAGAATTGGGCATCAACGGAATGATCGACCTCGTTCAGTCGCAGCAAGAACTGCTCGACTACAAGAGTGGCAGCGAGAGCAGCGCCACCTCAATCGTCAAACACGCCGCGATTGACGAGCCGACAGACGAGCCTGACTTTCAGGCAGCACTCTATCTCACCTATTGGCGATCACAACGTCCGGGTGACCAACTCTCGTTCACCTTCTTCTACGTCACCGAACTCGTCGACGACGTGATCGCCGGCGACGCCGACATCGACGACGCGTTGACGACTGTAACATACTACCCTGAATCGCTCACCGAGCACGTGCAACGTGAGGAGTTCTTCGAGTATCTCCGTGAGGAGGGGGCACAGAAGTGCCAAAAGATCCTCTCGAAGATTGACTATCAGACGTACGCCGCGCTCTTCGATGCTGCGCAGCTCGTCGAGACGACCGATAGCGACGAACTCATCGAGTCCGAGTTCGGACAGACGATGATCGATCGACTCCAAGCGGAGATTGGCGAGTACAAGTACGTGACGACGGGGAGCAAGCAGGTGATGCGAGCAATCGTCGACCGACAGAAGGGTGCATTCTTCAAACGTGATCTCGATGCGTTCGAATCATTTGTCGACGAGCGACTGACGGAACTCAACCGACGCCGCACTGGCGACGAGGAATTCCCCATCGAGGGGCTTGCCGACGAGACGAACTACCGACGGGTAGACAATCGTGACCTTCTCTTAGAGGGTGAACAATGA
- a CDS encoding Eco57I restriction-modification methylase domain-containing protein codes for MDEYLQQQEVERPVDTDDIVDAVEGWTGTSTSLTERNLQQSFVSDIFSDVLGYTRPRGSAGEFQLLPESLSEGGDGFPDVLLGHFEQDDGDLTEDVRKVVGELKDPGTDLDKVDPSRLKSPVEQAFEYAITNGLSVRWVVASNMEVVRLYHHGSIDHYEEWEIDEFLDADGELTETFWEFYFIMHRRFLIGEDADSDIEDLMAQNLSERLELTEDFYQFYREAVEDVYEEIINEAPELGESSDGQLAAIQAAQTLIHRGLVICFFSDHPSGLLPDDLLEDVVSTGATLPTLDDRKIYPLIQDMFRVIDTGSPDEYPYDIFGYDGGLFEEDEVLQSVTLPDELFTREYEIGDTTINGVYGFYEYDFHQDLNEHVLGRIFEESVGDIEQVRANLAEGESNPFSGDRGDYGLYFTREGLTEYVAEHAIQDLLQDKRTKIRDELDLENGEMEMENPDKEFLEAYLKEIVNIRIADIACGSGAFLVSCFNHLSREARRVHEKLRSARATGSDGHYQVSLESYEQTEIDILDKSLHGNDLLQEAIEISKLSVWLRSARKNTSLGMLTGNFASQDALDGEIQFEDEDETPGFGEFDLIIGNPPWGGQVSPEAAEWLSDEFGDEFDVDNLDTYELFILVALKYLNDDGRLAFVLPQTLLNPDHSGVREHLLGNYTFERYHMLGADWFGPEIRMNTTTLQVRNEDPSDGNTFRSMTLVDDDRRAAIEGELSLSQLESAYSFDIPQDRCIESGEIEPFRYTTDDEILGTMQSNSIPLGALCESHRGVELNKAGHIIQCPACGVWMPPPRGRDPDTKKTCPDCETEFEYQNKLGEEYIVSDDPADGDVTYMDGDSFGERYDHLTLKGLDTGYNGIQYKDEEIYRGDKVFIRQAGVGLSVAYHGDPVYCPQSVYIYKIRDDRSEMRNWYVDIDPDDEEYDGKWTVPENIPDGLNTETYHKFLLGALNSRVFHYYVFKRFGEIDAAQAFAKLTQTKIRSLPIPVAKLTTEEGVETAEKIAECVEELLAGDGELGGETDWKIEQALQDLYGLDGSDMVHISNQMGLVAYHQTMQELYPDGKPPAPERKQDVTLNVDAAEAAEADD; via the coding sequence GTGGATGAGTACTTACAGCAACAGGAAGTCGAACGCCCAGTCGATACCGACGACATTGTTGATGCCGTGGAAGGCTGGACGGGAACGAGCACGTCACTCACTGAGCGCAACCTGCAGCAATCGTTCGTAAGTGACATTTTCAGCGATGTACTTGGATACACTCGACCGCGCGGCAGCGCCGGTGAATTCCAGCTCCTCCCTGAATCACTCTCCGAAGGCGGTGACGGGTTCCCCGACGTTCTACTCGGTCACTTCGAACAGGACGACGGGGATCTCACTGAAGACGTCAGGAAAGTCGTCGGAGAGCTGAAAGACCCGGGGACGGACCTCGATAAAGTCGATCCATCGCGCCTCAAATCACCGGTGGAGCAGGCATTCGAGTACGCGATCACGAACGGTCTGTCCGTTCGGTGGGTTGTCGCGTCGAACATGGAAGTAGTCAGGTTGTACCACCACGGCAGTATCGACCATTACGAGGAGTGGGAGATCGACGAGTTCCTTGACGCCGACGGTGAGTTGACCGAGACGTTCTGGGAATTCTACTTCATTATGCACCGACGGTTCCTAATCGGTGAGGATGCCGATTCGGACATCGAGGACCTCATGGCGCAGAACCTGTCCGAACGGTTGGAACTCACCGAGGACTTCTACCAATTCTACCGGGAAGCTGTGGAGGACGTGTACGAGGAAATTATCAACGAAGCCCCGGAGCTCGGCGAATCCAGCGACGGGCAACTCGCCGCGATTCAAGCCGCTCAAACCCTGATACACCGCGGTCTCGTAATTTGCTTCTTCTCAGACCACCCGTCCGGACTACTCCCGGACGACCTGCTTGAGGACGTCGTCAGCACCGGCGCGACACTCCCGACGCTGGACGACCGGAAAATCTACCCGCTCATTCAGGATATGTTCAGAGTCATCGACACTGGGAGCCCGGACGAGTACCCGTACGATATCTTCGGGTACGACGGCGGGTTGTTCGAGGAGGACGAAGTGCTGCAGTCAGTGACCCTCCCGGACGAGTTGTTCACTCGGGAATACGAGATCGGGGATACGACGATTAACGGCGTGTACGGGTTCTACGAGTACGACTTCCACCAAGACCTGAATGAGCACGTTCTCGGCCGTATCTTCGAGGAGAGCGTGGGTGATATCGAGCAGGTGCGAGCGAACCTCGCAGAAGGCGAATCGAACCCGTTCAGCGGTGACCGAGGGGACTATGGCCTGTACTTCACGCGGGAGGGTCTCACCGAGTACGTCGCCGAGCACGCGATACAGGACCTTCTACAGGACAAGCGCACGAAGATTCGGGACGAGTTAGACCTTGAGAACGGGGAGATGGAGATGGAGAACCCCGACAAGGAATTCCTTGAAGCCTACCTGAAGGAAATTGTCAACATCCGAATCGCGGACATCGCGTGCGGGTCCGGTGCGTTCCTGGTTTCTTGTTTCAACCACTTGAGTCGTGAGGCGCGACGGGTGCACGAAAAGCTCCGATCCGCACGAGCGACCGGATCCGACGGTCACTACCAAGTTTCACTTGAATCGTACGAGCAGACTGAAATCGACATTCTCGACAAATCGCTGCATGGTAACGACCTGCTGCAGGAAGCGATTGAAATCTCGAAACTCTCCGTGTGGCTACGCAGCGCGCGGAAGAATACGTCGCTCGGTATGCTTACTGGGAATTTCGCGTCGCAAGACGCACTCGACGGTGAAATCCAATTCGAAGACGAGGATGAAACGCCCGGATTCGGCGAATTCGACCTGATTATCGGGAATCCGCCGTGGGGCGGGCAGGTGAGTCCCGAAGCCGCGGAGTGGTTGAGTGACGAGTTCGGCGACGAATTCGACGTCGATAATCTCGACACGTACGAACTGTTCATTCTCGTCGCACTGAAATACTTGAACGACGACGGACGGTTAGCGTTCGTACTCCCGCAAACCCTGTTGAATCCGGACCACTCCGGTGTCCGCGAGCACTTACTGGGGAACTACACGTTCGAACGGTACCATATGCTCGGAGCCGACTGGTTCGGTCCAGAAATCCGGATGAACACCACGACGCTGCAAGTCCGGAACGAGGATCCGAGCGACGGGAATACGTTCCGTAGCATGACGCTCGTAGACGATGACCGGCGAGCGGCGATAGAAGGTGAGTTGAGCCTGTCACAGCTGGAGTCGGCGTATTCATTCGATATCCCGCAGGACCGGTGCATCGAGTCCGGGGAGATCGAGCCGTTCCGCTACACTACAGACGACGAGATACTCGGGACGATGCAGTCGAACTCAATTCCGCTCGGTGCGTTATGTGAATCACACCGCGGAGTTGAGCTTAACAAAGCCGGGCACATCATTCAGTGCCCCGCATGCGGAGTGTGGATGCCGCCGCCGCGAGGACGTGACCCGGACACGAAGAAAACGTGCCCCGACTGTGAGACTGAATTCGAGTACCAGAACAAGCTCGGGGAAGAGTACATCGTTTCCGACGACCCGGCAGACGGTGATGTGACGTACATGGACGGGGATTCCTTCGGGGAACGGTACGATCACTTGACGCTGAAAGGGTTAGACACCGGGTACAACGGAATTCAGTACAAGGACGAGGAGATCTATCGCGGGGATAAAGTGTTCATCAGGCAAGCCGGTGTAGGTCTGTCCGTCGCGTACCACGGTGATCCCGTGTACTGCCCGCAAAGCGTCTACATCTACAAAATCCGGGACGACCGGAGTGAAATGCGGAACTGGTACGTTGACATTGACCCTGATGACGAGGAGTATGACGGGAAGTGGACCGTCCCGGAGAATATCCCAGACGGATTGAACACGGAAACGTACCACAAGTTCCTGTTAGGCGCGTTGAACTCCCGCGTATTCCATTACTACGTGTTCAAACGGTTCGGTGAAATTGATGCTGCGCAGGCATTCGCTAAGCTGACACAGACGAAAATCCGGTCGCTCCCGATCCCTGTTGCGAAGCTAACGACAGAGGAGGGCGTGGAGACGGCAGAGAAAATCGCAGAGTGTGTCGAGGAGTTGCTGGCCGGTGACGGGGAGTTAGGTGGAGAAACGGACTGGAAGATCGAGCAAGCACTACAGGACTTGTACGGTCTCGACGGAAGCGACATGGTCCATATCTCTAACCAGATGGGTCTCGTCGCGTATCATCAAACGATGCAGGAGCTGTACCCTGATGGGAAGCCGCCGGCACCGGAGCGGAAGCAGGACGTGACGTTGAACGTGGACGCCGCGGAAGCGGCCGAAGCGGACGATTAG
- a CDS encoding Cdc6/Cdc18 family protein, whose amino-acid sequence MIRDARVLRAGFVPREVEHRDAEVNHLSSVLEPITNGEPADTAIVTGPSGAGKTCISQFVTERLREEVLDVETTYVNCWRNYTRFRTLYQILDDLGATIDIHRQSTPHDELVDRLQQHDGPRTVVILDEVDQLEDPSVIYDLHSLPQFAIICIANKEEELFSRVDDRLVSRLRSSEHVRMDKYHDEQLYDILSARAKWGLDEDVITDDQLYRIADAAAGDARLAIGILRTAAGKADRENHERITDDILLDAAEDARAQIKQKSLDSLTPHQRVVYDIVREHGPVGPSEIHERYTEDVDDPRTKRTIRTYLSKMEQYNLLEAEGTSRDREYSLVDSAAASPMQ is encoded by the coding sequence ATGATCCGCGATGCTCGCGTTCTCCGCGCCGGGTTCGTCCCTCGGGAAGTTGAGCATCGCGACGCCGAAGTTAACCACCTCTCCAGCGTTCTTGAGCCCATCACGAACGGGGAACCCGCCGACACAGCCATCGTCACTGGACCCAGCGGCGCCGGCAAGACCTGCATCTCGCAGTTCGTCACCGAACGACTCCGGGAAGAGGTCCTCGACGTCGAGACCACCTACGTCAACTGCTGGCGCAACTACACGCGGTTCCGCACGCTCTACCAGATCCTCGACGACCTCGGCGCGACCATCGACATCCACCGACAATCGACGCCGCACGACGAACTCGTCGACCGCCTCCAGCAGCACGACGGCCCGCGAACCGTCGTCATTCTCGACGAGGTCGACCAACTGGAGGACCCCAGCGTCATCTACGACCTCCACAGCCTCCCGCAGTTTGCGATCATCTGCATCGCGAACAAGGAGGAGGAGCTGTTCAGCCGCGTCGACGACCGGCTCGTGAGTCGGCTCCGTTCGAGTGAACACGTCCGGATGGACAAGTACCACGACGAGCAGCTGTACGACATTCTGAGTGCGCGGGCGAAGTGGGGCCTCGATGAGGACGTCATCACCGACGACCAGCTCTACCGGATCGCCGACGCGGCCGCCGGCGACGCCCGCCTCGCAATCGGCATCCTCCGAACAGCCGCCGGCAAGGCCGATCGTGAGAACCACGAGCGCATCACCGACGATATTCTCCTGGACGCCGCCGAGGATGCTCGGGCCCAGATCAAGCAGAAGAGCCTCGACTCGCTCACGCCGCACCAGCGCGTCGTCTACGACATCGTTCGCGAGCACGGCCCGGTCGGGCCGAGCGAGATTCACGAGCGCTATACCGAGGACGTCGATGACCCACGGACGAAGCGGACTATCCGCACGTATCTCTCGAAGATGGAGCAGTACAACCTCCTCGAGGCGGAAGGCACGAGTCGGGATCGAGAGTACTCGCTCGTCGATTCGGCAGCTGCATCGCCGATGCAGTGA
- a CDS encoding SOS response-associated peptidase, translated as MCGRNSLFIDQADLEARFDAEVVADGGYTPRYNIAPGDDLHIITNEASDEIDAYHWGLIPFWADEPEEGIINARSETADEKRVFERAWKSRPCLVPSSGFYEWKSPNGGSKQPYRIYREDDPAFAMAGLWDVWEGDDETISCVTILTTEPNDLMNSIHDRMPVVLPQDAESDWLAADPDTRKELCQPYPKDDLDAYEISTRVNNPGNDDPQVIEPLDHEQSGLGEFSS; from the coding sequence ATGTGTGGCCGAAACTCGCTCTTCATCGACCAAGCAGACCTCGAGGCCCGCTTCGATGCCGAGGTCGTCGCGGACGGCGGGTACACACCCCGATACAACATCGCGCCTGGCGACGACCTCCACATCATCACGAACGAGGCCTCCGACGAGATTGACGCCTACCACTGGGGGTTGATTCCGTTCTGGGCGGACGAGCCCGAGGAGGGCATCATCAACGCTCGCTCCGAGACTGCCGACGAGAAACGCGTCTTCGAGCGGGCGTGGAAATCACGTCCCTGCCTCGTCCCCTCGTCAGGGTTCTACGAATGGAAATCGCCGAACGGCGGGTCGAAGCAGCCCTACCGGATTTACCGGGAGGACGACCCCGCATTCGCGATGGCTGGGCTCTGGGACGTCTGGGAGGGCGACGACGAGACGATCTCGTGCGTCACGATTCTCACGACGGAGCCGAACGACCTGATGAACTCAATCCACGACCGGATGCCGGTCGTCCTCCCGCAGGACGCCGAGTCCGACTGGCTCGCCGCAGACCCGGACACCCGCAAGGAACTGTGCCAGCCGTACCCGAAGGACGACCTAGACGCTTATGAGATCTCGACGCGAGTCAACAACCCTGGCAACGACGATCCCCAGGTCATCGAGCCGCTGGACCACGAGCAATCGGGCCTCGGCGAGTTCAGTTCCTGA